The Nicotiana sylvestris chromosome 6, ASM39365v2, whole genome shotgun sequence genomic sequence ACATTTAATAGTTTACTTTAAATTTCCAAATTAGCTCAATCAACATAAAATTTTCTAATTTGACTACATTAACAATTCTTGTTAGCCATCTATAAAAGCCACACACCTTCATAAGTTGGTACTCAATCATATACTCTACTCCAAAAGTAAGGGTTATTTTAGGTTTGGGTGTCAAATATGGCTAGAAAGAAGCTTAGGCATACTAGAATCTGTAGTGAAAGTGTGAGAAACTCCATCCTTAAAAAAAGAGCAGCAAGTTTGTTTAAGAAAGCAGAAGAGTTTTCTATTTTATGTGATGTAGAAGTTGCTATAATTATTTTTAGTGAAGGAGAAATTCAACCTATTGCTTATCCATCTATAGGTCAGGCTAAGGAAATATTAATGAGGTATTTAAGTTTTTCTGAGGCTGAGAGGCTTAAGAAGTTAGTTAAACATGAAACATATCTTTTAGAAAAAGTTAATGAGCAAGAAGAAAAAATTAGCAAAGTTGAGAAAATGAATGAGGGGAAGGAAATGGATATCCTCTTCAATCAACTTGTGGAGGGGAAGAATATTAATGAACTTGATGCTAGACAACTTAAAGGTCTCTTAAAGTTGTCTGCTGCTAAGATGGATAAACTtaatgaaagaaagaaacaagTCATTCAACCGTCTGAATGTCCATATCGTCCCTCTGATTTCAAGCCCGTGAGCGAAAATGTTGCTAATCAAACTATTGATTTGCAAGATGTCTCCCCAGCAACAAGTTTAATGGAAGATTTGATTAATGATCCGTGGTTTGTTGAGAATATGGCTGCTAACCAAAATGAGTTTGGTACAGATGAGTTTGGCACAGAGCCTGCACCAGAGGAAGGCAATGACAACAATGCTGGAGATGATGGAAATCCTAAGGACCTCAATTGATATAATGTAATACTTATGTTGCTCAATCATTGTTTTTTCATGTTGCTTTTTTCATAGTGGTTGTCTTAATCTGTTGCAATTTTCTATTCATTCATGTTATTTTAGAAGTAAGCTTTCATATAGCCGATCTCAATTTGTTTGGGATTGAGGAACAATTATTATTGTTGTCATGTTATTGtcctttttatttcaattatatatGAAGATtattccgttttgttgaaaaATTAAACTAATGTTGTTCAGTCAATCATGTTATTTGTGTAAAACTTTGGAATATGTTGAATctttatttctagtcatttttttgCCTTCAATTAGAAACTTATTTTATTTGACACAAAAGGTACTCCATGTTTAATGTTAAAATCTAAAAGAATGATACCGATTTATATGTACATTAAGTTATATGTGAAACGAATAGAGAAATAGTTGTCTGGTTTTATAAGGTAAATTGTTCATTGTAAATCTTTAATAAAGTCGATACAATTCAACAGAATCTAAGAATTGATTTGCTTCATTTCGTATAGTGataactctttttctttcttagcgCTTCACACCCTTTGTATATAAGGAGCAACTTTGATTGGGTGGCTTTCTCTTATAGGGTGACTTGTCAAATATTTACCTAATTGACTCAGCGGTTAGAGTGTTGCTTTCATACGGCGAAATTCATTAGTTTATCTATATCTCAGGTTAAGAACGCTTGTACTAATGAGATCATAACAACATTTTAGTCAATTATATTTTTCACTTAAATTTTTTCGGAGTCGGATGAGATCAATATTATCCACTCAAAAATCTACTTTGGATATCCTATTGTCATTTGAATCTGAAGACTTAACACCACTACAACCAAGAGATATGGTGAGTTGGTCGAAATTTCTTCAAACTTAATTAAAGGTCTAGTATTTGAGCCTTAAAATAGAGAAGTTATTAGTAAGGAGCACTTTATTCCCCTTAGTTGATCTATCTGGCGCGGATCTGGATTAGTCAATGCCAGTAAGTCTCTATTGGAATTAAACAAAGATTATAATTAGTAATGTTTAATTTATTAGGTTTAGtatcttttaatttttttaattcatGTCTAATTGAGTTTCATAGTCCAGTCTTGCATTTAAAGCTCCATAAAATTTTATAAGTTTTTATGCCTCAAAGTGCTCTAGTAacgattaaaaaaaatattttgcgaGCCAAAGAAGGCTACAAACTAGTACTGTAATAACCCGACTAGTTGTTTTAGTTTTAGCATCCCATTCGACGAATTGAGAATTTGACTAGCTACATATAATGCATTATGACTTCCGTGTATGATTGGTTTCGATGTTCGAGAGGTTCGGAATTGATTTGAAAGAGTGAATCTCaattttgaagctttaagttggaagagttgaccaaggtttgacttttaagtaaacgacctcggaattaggATTTGATGGTTTTGATAGGTTCATATGGTGATTCTATACTTTGGCGTATGTTCGGACTTCAATTTGGATATTCCTAGAAGGTTTTGACTCTATTTGCCGAAATTTTACAATTTGAAAGATTAGAGAGTTCATAGGTCTAACTGGGCGTTGACTTCGGTGTTGTCGGACTCCTATTATAGTTTTGAGACCTTGGATAGGTTCTTTATATTTAttagaacttgtgtgcaaaatttggttgTAATCTAAAATGCCTAAGTGTGATTAGGACGAGTTCAGCAAAGTTTGAATGTTTGATAGTTAAGATAAGGATTGATCTTGGATTCTctattttattgttatttttggtGTTTCGAGCCTTGGTAAAAGTAGATAAGGTATTTGGACATGTTGGAATGATTGGATAAGGTTCTGTGGCGCTCGGGTTTATTTCAAGATGGTTTCTGACCATTTCGTTTGAGTTTTGCGTTATTAATTTTTGGTGTCGCTTATGAGCTTCGCGATCACGGGAGGTGCATCATCTTGTAGAttaattttggagttcttagagAGCTAGGGTAAGGAGCATCACGTTCGCATACAGGGGGTCGCATTTGTGATGGTGTGGAGTCAGCCCAAAACCagcccggtcatgatggcgcctaacatgaaACTAGgtgtgacgacctggccggtcatcttaagaatttatgccccaatcccctattaactgctttccctatGTGTATTTCTGCTATTTCGATTGCCGGGATATTTGggtttgagtttcggagagttttgggacacttagtccctaaatgagagcttaagtgttggaaatttcaCCATAGTCAGAACAGCGTGAAGACTacctcggaatggaaatatgatggttctgttagctccattgggtgatttcgggcttaggggcgtgatcggatcatgttttggaggttcgtagctaatttaggcttggaatGCTGAAAGTCaagtttttgaagtttctggttcgatagtgagattttgatctgagggtcgcaatggaattttggaagttgaagtagtttcgtagtgttgaatgtgacatgtgtgcaagatttcaggtcattcagacgaggtttgatagactttttgatcgaaagcgtatttttagagttttggagttcttgaatccgtggttgattcgttgtttcgatgttgttttggagtttttggagttcttgaATCCGTGTTCTTGAAAGcgtattagacttgtttgtgcttttggttgaggtcccgggggcctcgggatgatttcggatggttgacggaagaattGGAAGTGGTTTGTAGTAGCTGAAGTTGCTGATATCTGTAATAACCGCACCTgcgtttgggttccgcaggtacagagctgcagaagcggcagagagatcgcagaagcggaaaaggaaGAAGCtagcagggaccgcagaagcgggagctTCACCACAGAAGCGGCCCTGCATCTGcgaatagagttatttctttccttaaagctcggcgtatggttgagaaggggtgtgatgcgtatttagcttatgtgagagatgtcagtattgataccccttcggttgattcagtcccagtagtacgggattttcccgatgtgtttccaactgatcttccgggcatgccgcctgatagagatattgattttggcattgatctgttgctgaGCACTCAGCCCAATTCTATTCCTTCGTACCatatggctcctcttgagttgaaggagttgaaggatcagttacaagaattgcttgataagggttttatttggcccagtttatcaccttggggtgctcctgtcttgtttgtgaagaaaaaggatgg encodes the following:
- the LOC104241441 gene encoding agamous-like MADS-box protein AGL90; amino-acid sequence: MARKKLRHTRICSESVRNSILKKRAASLFKKAEEFSILCDVEVAIIIFSEGEIQPIAYPSIGQAKEILMRYLSFSEAERLKKLVKHETYLLEKVNEQEEKISKVEKMNEGKEMDILFNQLVEGKNINELDARQLKGLLKLSAAKMDKLNERKKQVIQPSECPYRPSDFKPVSENVANQTIDLQDVSPATSLMEDLINDPWFVENMAANQNEFGTDEFGTEPAPEEGNDNNAGDDGNPKDLN